The following coding sequences are from one Triticum aestivum cultivar Chinese Spring chromosome 5A, IWGSC CS RefSeq v2.1, whole genome shotgun sequence window:
- the LOC123104249 gene encoding KH domain-containing protein HEN4 isoform X2, whose translation MEIPPSSAPAGAGGAAAPATPGSSSNPSPPAKRPSITLRLLCPATRAAALCPASDLHVEHPPVGDEAVLVVSGPDAPAAAVRVWERVVGHRVGGDEAGEEGEEKEVAGVVGCRMLAAGGQVGCVLGKGGKTVERMRLESGAQIRVFRSREQVPPCALQGDELIHISGSFSAAKKALLLVSTCLQDNPRPDTSNFPSGRPFGPPGSGVGCPPGVDPHSQRSYLPPPHVPDYHARNFSSNGAAPGPRFFVEQEIMFRMICLNDMVGGVIGKGGSTIRALQSETGASVKVIDPVADSDERIIVISARENSEMMHSPSQDALIRVYSKISEASMDKSSSVPARLLVPAQHIGCLLGKGGSIIAEMRKVTGASIRIFGNEQIPRCAQRNEELVQVTGSFQSIQDALRHIAGRIRDLIIPPKPHPSGGMPPYPPVGNPSHHQSRQEAPPHHSGGMPPYPMHPFRPNPPMGPFDVADHRPPGPPPSHPMEHMSADRMPYPYGCEQGGPRPFVEQPSPRTWAPEAPATDAPRSMPDIVPAVDFRKGPGASENQVATPATTTTEVVIPCKYIGFVCGANDSDLAEIKKISGAEITVHDPKPGDTNSTVIICGDPEQTKRAQSLIHAFIFCGLYQK comes from the exons ATGGAAATCCCCCCCAGCTCCGCCccggccggcgccggcggcgcggcCGCCCCCGCAACCCCCGGCTCCTCCTCGAACCCATCCCCGCCGGCCAAGCGCCCCAGCATCACGCTCCGCCTCCTCTGCccggccacccgcgccgccgccctctgcCCCGCGAGCGACCTCCACGTGGAGCACCCCCCCGTGGGGGACGAGGCCGTGCTCGTCGTATCCGGGCCTGATGCGCCGGCCGCGGCCGTGAGGGTGTGGGAGCGGGTGGTGGGCCACAGGGTCGGAGGcgacgaggcgggggaggagggggaggagaaggaggtggccggcgtcgtggGCTGCCGGATGCTGGCGGCCGGGGGGCAGGTGGGCTGCGTGCTGGGGAAGGGCGGGAAGACGGTGGAGCGGATGCGGCTGGAGAGCGGCGCCCAGATCAGGGTCTTCCGGAGCAGGGAGCAGGTGCCCCCCTGCGCCTTGCAGGGGGACGAGCTCATCCAT ATAAGTGGGAGCTTTTCTGCAGCAAAGAAAGCACTTTTATTGGTTTCAACCTGCCTCCAAGATAATCCTAGGCCAGACACAAGCAATTTTCCATCTGGAAGACCATTCGGGCCTCCAGGCAGTGGAGTTGGTTGTCCACCTGGTGTGGATCCTCATTCTCAAAGAAGCTATTTACCACCACCACATGTTCCTGACTATCATGCAAGGAATTTTTCAAGCAACGGTGCTGCCCCTGGTCCTAGATTCTTTGTTGAACAAGAGATAATGTTCAGAATGATATGTTTAAATGACATGGTGGGCGGCGTAATTGGAAAAGGCGGTTCCACTATCCGTGCATTACAGAGTGAAACTGGTGCTTCAGTCAAGGTTATAGACCCTGTTGCTGATTCGGATGAACGTATAATTGTGATCTCTGCGCGTGAG AATTCTGAGATGATGCATTCTCCATCTCAGGACGCATTGATTCGGGTATATTCTAAAATCTCGGAGGCGTCTATGGATAAAAGTTCTTCTGTACCTGCCAGGCTTCTTGTTCCAGCGCAGCATATTGGTTGCCTACTTGGCAAAGGTGGATCCATAATTGCAGAGATGAGGAAGGTAACAGGAGCCAGCATCCGAATTTTTGGGAATGAACAAATTCCAAGATGTGCACAACGAAATGAAGAGCTGGTTCAG GTCACCGGTAGCTTTCAGTCCATCCAAGATGCATTGCGTCATATCGCTGGGAGGATTAGAGATCTCATCATTCCCCCGAAGCCACATCCTAGTGGAGGCATGCCTCCGTATCCACCTGTTGGGAACCCTTCTCATCATCAATCAAGACAAGAAGCTCCACCACATCACAGTGGAGGCATGCCTCCCTATCCTATGCATCCTTTCAGACCTAATCCTCCTATGGGTCCTTTTGATGTGGCAGATCATCGACCACCTGGCCCACCTCCTTCACATCCAATGGAACACATGAGTGCTGATAGGATGCCCTACCCGTATGGTTGTGAACAAGGAGGTCCTCGTCCTTTTGTTGAGCAGCCATCACCAAGAACCTGGGCTCCTGAG GCACCAGCAACTGACGCTCCAAGAAGCATGCCTGATATAGTACCAGCTGTAGATTTCAGAAAGGGACCAGGGGCAAG TGAAAACCAAGTGGCTACACCAGCAACTACAACAACTGAAGTTGTCATTCCTTGCAAGTACATAGGTTTTGTTTGTGGAGCCAATGACAGTGACCTCGCTGAGATAAAGAAG ATATCCGGCGCTGAAATTACAGTACATGATCCAAAGCCCGGAGATACAAATTCAACAGTTATTATATGTGGAGACCCCGAACAAACGAAGAGGGCGCAGAGCCTGATTCATGCTTTCATTTTTTGTGGTCTCTACCAAAAATGA
- the LOC123104249 gene encoding KH domain-containing protein HEN4 isoform X4 — protein MEEQPPPLTLAAASAVPSLSTQRHCPFPEQQDPLPSSCQHGPQQTDLHSSSCFIACSSCPVSMASPGSEISGSFSAAKKALLLVSTCLQDNPRPDTSNFPSGRPFGPPGSGVGCPPGVDPHSQRSYLPPPHVPDYHARNFSSNGAAPGPRFFVEQEIMFRMICLNDMVGGVIGKGGSTIRALQSETGASVKVIDPVADSDERIIVISARENSEMMHSPSQDALIRVYSKISEASMDKSSSVPARLLVPAQHIGCLLGKGGSIIAEMRKVTGASIRIFGNEQIPRCAQRNEELVQVTGSFQSIQDALRHIAGRIRDLIIPPKPHPSGGMPPYPPVGNPSHHQSRQEAPPHHSGGMPPYPMHPFRPNPPMGPFDVADHRPPGPPPSHPMEHMSADRMPYPYGCEQGGPRPFVEQPSPRTWAPEAPATDAPRSMPDIVPAVDFRKGPGASENQVATPATTTTEVVIPCKYIGFVCGANDSDLAEIKKISGAEITVHDPKPGDTNSTVIICGDPEQTKRAQSLIHAFIFCGLYQK, from the exons ATGGAGGAGCAGCCGCCGCCCCTAACCCTAGCAGCCGCCAGCGCCGTCCCCTCCCTGAGCACCCAGCGGCACTGTCCCTTCCCCGAGCAGCAAGATCCCCTCCCTAGCAGCTGCCAGCACGGCCCCCAGCAGACAGATCTCCACTCCTCCAGCTGCTTCATCGCCTGCTCCTCCTGTCCTGTGTCCATGGCATCGCCAGGCAGCGAG ATAAGTGGGAGCTTTTCTGCAGCAAAGAAAGCACTTTTATTGGTTTCAACCTGCCTCCAAGATAATCCTAGGCCAGACACAAGCAATTTTCCATCTGGAAGACCATTCGGGCCTCCAGGCAGTGGAGTTGGTTGTCCACCTGGTGTGGATCCTCATTCTCAAAGAAGCTATTTACCACCACCACATGTTCCTGACTATCATGCAAGGAATTTTTCAAGCAACGGTGCTGCCCCTGGTCCTAGATTCTTTGTTGAACAAGAGATAATGTTCAGAATGATATGTTTAAATGACATGGTGGGCGGCGTAATTGGAAAAGGCGGTTCCACTATCCGTGCATTACAGAGTGAAACTGGTGCTTCAGTCAAGGTTATAGACCCTGTTGCTGATTCGGATGAACGTATAATTGTGATCTCTGCGCGTGAG AATTCTGAGATGATGCATTCTCCATCTCAGGACGCATTGATTCGGGTATATTCTAAAATCTCGGAGGCGTCTATGGATAAAAGTTCTTCTGTACCTGCCAGGCTTCTTGTTCCAGCGCAGCATATTGGTTGCCTACTTGGCAAAGGTGGATCCATAATTGCAGAGATGAGGAAGGTAACAGGAGCCAGCATCCGAATTTTTGGGAATGAACAAATTCCAAGATGTGCACAACGAAATGAAGAGCTGGTTCAG GTCACCGGTAGCTTTCAGTCCATCCAAGATGCATTGCGTCATATCGCTGGGAGGATTAGAGATCTCATCATTCCCCCGAAGCCACATCCTAGTGGAGGCATGCCTCCGTATCCACCTGTTGGGAACCCTTCTCATCATCAATCAAGACAAGAAGCTCCACCACATCACAGTGGAGGCATGCCTCCCTATCCTATGCATCCTTTCAGACCTAATCCTCCTATGGGTCCTTTTGATGTGGCAGATCATCGACCACCTGGCCCACCTCCTTCACATCCAATGGAACACATGAGTGCTGATAGGATGCCCTACCCGTATGGTTGTGAACAAGGAGGTCCTCGTCCTTTTGTTGAGCAGCCATCACCAAGAACCTGGGCTCCTGAG GCACCAGCAACTGACGCTCCAAGAAGCATGCCTGATATAGTACCAGCTGTAGATTTCAGAAAGGGACCAGGGGCAAG TGAAAACCAAGTGGCTACACCAGCAACTACAACAACTGAAGTTGTCATTCCTTGCAAGTACATAGGTTTTGTTTGTGGAGCCAATGACAGTGACCTCGCTGAGATAAAGAAG ATATCCGGCGCTGAAATTACAGTACATGATCCAAAGCCCGGAGATACAAATTCAACAGTTATTATATGTGGAGACCCCGAACAAACGAAGAGGGCGCAGAGCCTGATTCATGCTTTCATTTTTTGTGGTCTCTACCAAAAATGA
- the LOC123104249 gene encoding KH domain-containing protein HEN4 isoform X3, producing MEEQPPPLTLAAASAVPSLSTQRHCPFPEQQDPLPSSCQHGPQQTDLHSSSCFIACSSCPVSMASPGSEISGSFSAAKKALLLVSTCLQDNPRPDTSNFPSGRPFGPPGSGVGCPPGVDPHSQRSYLPPPHVPDYHARNFSSNGAAPGPRFFVEQEIMFRMICLNDMVGGVIGKGGSTIRALQSETGASVKVIDPVADSDERIIVISARENSEMMHSPSQDALIRVYSKISEASMDKSSSVPARLLVPAQHIGCLLGKGGSIIAEMRKVTGASIRIFGNEQIPRCAQRNEELVQVTGSFQSIQDALRHIAGRIRDLIIPPKPHPSGGMPPYPPVGNPSHHQSRQEAPPHHSGGMPPYPMHPFRPNPPMGPFDVADHRPPGPPPSHPMEHMSADRMPYPYGCEQGGPRPFVEQPSPRTWAPEAPATDAPRSMPDIVPAVDFRKGPGASSENQVATPATTTTEVVIPCKYIGFVCGANDSDLAEIKKISGAEITVHDPKPGDTNSTVIICGDPEQTKRAQSLIHAFIFCGLYQK from the exons ATGGAGGAGCAGCCGCCGCCCCTAACCCTAGCAGCCGCCAGCGCCGTCCCCTCCCTGAGCACCCAGCGGCACTGTCCCTTCCCCGAGCAGCAAGATCCCCTCCCTAGCAGCTGCCAGCACGGCCCCCAGCAGACAGATCTCCACTCCTCCAGCTGCTTCATCGCCTGCTCCTCCTGTCCTGTGTCCATGGCATCGCCAGGCAGCGAG ATAAGTGGGAGCTTTTCTGCAGCAAAGAAAGCACTTTTATTGGTTTCAACCTGCCTCCAAGATAATCCTAGGCCAGACACAAGCAATTTTCCATCTGGAAGACCATTCGGGCCTCCAGGCAGTGGAGTTGGTTGTCCACCTGGTGTGGATCCTCATTCTCAAAGAAGCTATTTACCACCACCACATGTTCCTGACTATCATGCAAGGAATTTTTCAAGCAACGGTGCTGCCCCTGGTCCTAGATTCTTTGTTGAACAAGAGATAATGTTCAGAATGATATGTTTAAATGACATGGTGGGCGGCGTAATTGGAAAAGGCGGTTCCACTATCCGTGCATTACAGAGTGAAACTGGTGCTTCAGTCAAGGTTATAGACCCTGTTGCTGATTCGGATGAACGTATAATTGTGATCTCTGCGCGTGAG AATTCTGAGATGATGCATTCTCCATCTCAGGACGCATTGATTCGGGTATATTCTAAAATCTCGGAGGCGTCTATGGATAAAAGTTCTTCTGTACCTGCCAGGCTTCTTGTTCCAGCGCAGCATATTGGTTGCCTACTTGGCAAAGGTGGATCCATAATTGCAGAGATGAGGAAGGTAACAGGAGCCAGCATCCGAATTTTTGGGAATGAACAAATTCCAAGATGTGCACAACGAAATGAAGAGCTGGTTCAG GTCACCGGTAGCTTTCAGTCCATCCAAGATGCATTGCGTCATATCGCTGGGAGGATTAGAGATCTCATCATTCCCCCGAAGCCACATCCTAGTGGAGGCATGCCTCCGTATCCACCTGTTGGGAACCCTTCTCATCATCAATCAAGACAAGAAGCTCCACCACATCACAGTGGAGGCATGCCTCCCTATCCTATGCATCCTTTCAGACCTAATCCTCCTATGGGTCCTTTTGATGTGGCAGATCATCGACCACCTGGCCCACCTCCTTCACATCCAATGGAACACATGAGTGCTGATAGGATGCCCTACCCGTATGGTTGTGAACAAGGAGGTCCTCGTCCTTTTGTTGAGCAGCCATCACCAAGAACCTGGGCTCCTGAG GCACCAGCAACTGACGCTCCAAGAAGCATGCCTGATATAGTACCAGCTGTAGATTTCAGAAAGGGACCAGGGGCAAG CAGTGAAAACCAAGTGGCTACACCAGCAACTACAACAACTGAAGTTGTCATTCCTTGCAAGTACATAGGTTTTGTTTGTGGAGCCAATGACAGTGACCTCGCTGAGATAAAGAAG ATATCCGGCGCTGAAATTACAGTACATGATCCAAAGCCCGGAGATACAAATTCAACAGTTATTATATGTGGAGACCCCGAACAAACGAAGAGGGCGCAGAGCCTGATTCATGCTTTCATTTTTTGTGGTCTCTACCAAAAATGA
- the LOC123104249 gene encoding KH domain-containing protein HEN4 isoform X1, with protein MEIPPSSAPAGAGGAAAPATPGSSSNPSPPAKRPSITLRLLCPATRAAALCPASDLHVEHPPVGDEAVLVVSGPDAPAAAVRVWERVVGHRVGGDEAGEEGEEKEVAGVVGCRMLAAGGQVGCVLGKGGKTVERMRLESGAQIRVFRSREQVPPCALQGDELIHISGSFSAAKKALLLVSTCLQDNPRPDTSNFPSGRPFGPPGSGVGCPPGVDPHSQRSYLPPPHVPDYHARNFSSNGAAPGPRFFVEQEIMFRMICLNDMVGGVIGKGGSTIRALQSETGASVKVIDPVADSDERIIVISARENSEMMHSPSQDALIRVYSKISEASMDKSSSVPARLLVPAQHIGCLLGKGGSIIAEMRKVTGASIRIFGNEQIPRCAQRNEELVQVTGSFQSIQDALRHIAGRIRDLIIPPKPHPSGGMPPYPPVGNPSHHQSRQEAPPHHSGGMPPYPMHPFRPNPPMGPFDVADHRPPGPPPSHPMEHMSADRMPYPYGCEQGGPRPFVEQPSPRTWAPEAPATDAPRSMPDIVPAVDFRKGPGASSENQVATPATTTTEVVIPCKYIGFVCGANDSDLAEIKKISGAEITVHDPKPGDTNSTVIICGDPEQTKRAQSLIHAFIFCGLYQK; from the exons ATGGAAATCCCCCCCAGCTCCGCCccggccggcgccggcggcgcggcCGCCCCCGCAACCCCCGGCTCCTCCTCGAACCCATCCCCGCCGGCCAAGCGCCCCAGCATCACGCTCCGCCTCCTCTGCccggccacccgcgccgccgccctctgcCCCGCGAGCGACCTCCACGTGGAGCACCCCCCCGTGGGGGACGAGGCCGTGCTCGTCGTATCCGGGCCTGATGCGCCGGCCGCGGCCGTGAGGGTGTGGGAGCGGGTGGTGGGCCACAGGGTCGGAGGcgacgaggcgggggaggagggggaggagaaggaggtggccggcgtcgtggGCTGCCGGATGCTGGCGGCCGGGGGGCAGGTGGGCTGCGTGCTGGGGAAGGGCGGGAAGACGGTGGAGCGGATGCGGCTGGAGAGCGGCGCCCAGATCAGGGTCTTCCGGAGCAGGGAGCAGGTGCCCCCCTGCGCCTTGCAGGGGGACGAGCTCATCCAT ATAAGTGGGAGCTTTTCTGCAGCAAAGAAAGCACTTTTATTGGTTTCAACCTGCCTCCAAGATAATCCTAGGCCAGACACAAGCAATTTTCCATCTGGAAGACCATTCGGGCCTCCAGGCAGTGGAGTTGGTTGTCCACCTGGTGTGGATCCTCATTCTCAAAGAAGCTATTTACCACCACCACATGTTCCTGACTATCATGCAAGGAATTTTTCAAGCAACGGTGCTGCCCCTGGTCCTAGATTCTTTGTTGAACAAGAGATAATGTTCAGAATGATATGTTTAAATGACATGGTGGGCGGCGTAATTGGAAAAGGCGGTTCCACTATCCGTGCATTACAGAGTGAAACTGGTGCTTCAGTCAAGGTTATAGACCCTGTTGCTGATTCGGATGAACGTATAATTGTGATCTCTGCGCGTGAG AATTCTGAGATGATGCATTCTCCATCTCAGGACGCATTGATTCGGGTATATTCTAAAATCTCGGAGGCGTCTATGGATAAAAGTTCTTCTGTACCTGCCAGGCTTCTTGTTCCAGCGCAGCATATTGGTTGCCTACTTGGCAAAGGTGGATCCATAATTGCAGAGATGAGGAAGGTAACAGGAGCCAGCATCCGAATTTTTGGGAATGAACAAATTCCAAGATGTGCACAACGAAATGAAGAGCTGGTTCAG GTCACCGGTAGCTTTCAGTCCATCCAAGATGCATTGCGTCATATCGCTGGGAGGATTAGAGATCTCATCATTCCCCCGAAGCCACATCCTAGTGGAGGCATGCCTCCGTATCCACCTGTTGGGAACCCTTCTCATCATCAATCAAGACAAGAAGCTCCACCACATCACAGTGGAGGCATGCCTCCCTATCCTATGCATCCTTTCAGACCTAATCCTCCTATGGGTCCTTTTGATGTGGCAGATCATCGACCACCTGGCCCACCTCCTTCACATCCAATGGAACACATGAGTGCTGATAGGATGCCCTACCCGTATGGTTGTGAACAAGGAGGTCCTCGTCCTTTTGTTGAGCAGCCATCACCAAGAACCTGGGCTCCTGAG GCACCAGCAACTGACGCTCCAAGAAGCATGCCTGATATAGTACCAGCTGTAGATTTCAGAAAGGGACCAGGGGCAAG CAGTGAAAACCAAGTGGCTACACCAGCAACTACAACAACTGAAGTTGTCATTCCTTGCAAGTACATAGGTTTTGTTTGTGGAGCCAATGACAGTGACCTCGCTGAGATAAAGAAG ATATCCGGCGCTGAAATTACAGTACATGATCCAAAGCCCGGAGATACAAATTCAACAGTTATTATATGTGGAGACCCCGAACAAACGAAGAGGGCGCAGAGCCTGATTCATGCTTTCATTTTTTGTGGTCTCTACCAAAAATGA